The following proteins come from a genomic window of Alosa sapidissima isolate fAloSap1 chromosome 20, fAloSap1.pri, whole genome shotgun sequence:
- the LOC121694915 gene encoding LOW QUALITY PROTEIN: uncharacterized protein K02A2.6 (The sequence of the model RefSeq protein was modified relative to this genomic sequence to represent the inferred CDS: deleted 2 bases in 1 codon), with protein MAYYIGRLDAFDSSTEDWNTYVERLEQFFVANEVEADKYVPVLLSVMGGKAYSLLRNLTAPEKPADKKYIRHCDIVEGIKGKIPLKDGAQATFHKARPVPYAIRPVVGKELDRLEADGILSRVDWSPWATPVVPVVKKNGTVRLCGDFKVTINPALQVEQYQLPRIKDIFAFLIFGQRFSKVDLAEAYLQMEMEEDSKKFLTINTIKVLYRYNRLVFGVASAPAIWQRAMDQVLQGVPGTQCYLDDIIVTGATDTEHLENLRQVLKRLEDYGLRARRDKCEFLKSSVTYCGHTIDANGLHKCQEKVQAVLKAPRPQDVSQLRSFLGFVNYYHRFLPRLGTTRTQTDCHVCLWTISKTNRMTATH; from the exons ATGGCATACTACATAGGCAGGCTCGATGCATTCGATAGCTCCACGGAGGACTGGAACACTTATGTCGAACGACTTGAACAATTTTTTGTTGCCAACGAAGTGGAGGCGGATAAATATGTTCCTGTCCTGCTAAGTGTGATGGGTGGGAAAGCGTACAGCCTTCTCCGCAACTTAACAGCCCCAGAGAAACCTGCCGACAAGAAGTATATTCGACATTGCGACATTGTGGAG GGTATAAAGGGGAAAATCCCACTCAAAGATGGAGCTCAGGCAACATTTCATAAGGCACGCCCTGTCCCCTATGCCATACGGCCTGTAGTAGGGAAGGAACTTGACCGGCTAGAAGCTGATGGAATACTTTCCAGAGTCGACTGGAGTCCCTGGGCAACCCCAGTGGTTCCAGTCGTTAAGAAAAATGGCACGGTCAGGCTTtgtggcgactttaaagtcacaATTAACCCAGCGCTCCAGGTTGAGCAATACCAACTACCGAGGATTAAGGATATTTTCGCTTTTTTG ATTTTTGGGCAGCGTTTTTCAAAGGTGGACTTAGCAGAAGCATACCTCCAGATGGAAATGGAGGAGGACTCAAAGAAATTTTTGACCATCAATACCATCAAGGTTTTGTACCGCTACAATAGACTTGTGTTCGGAGTGGCCTCAGCACCAGCAATATGGCAACGGGCCATGGACCAGGTGTTACAAGGAGTACCAGGCACACAATGCTACCTCGATGACATCATTGTCACGGGGGCCACTGATACTGAGCACCTAGAGAACCTGAGACAGGTCCTGAAGAGGCTGGAAGACTATGGACTCCGGGCACGGAGAGACAAATGTGAATTCCTCAAGTCCAGCGTCACGTATTGTGGACACACCATTGATGCGAATGGGCTACATAAGTGTCAAGAGAAGGTCCAGGCAGTGTTAAAGGCCCCTCGACCTCAAGATGTTTCGCAGTTGAGATCCTTTCTGGGGTTTGTGAACTATTATCACAGATTCTTGCCCAGACTGGGGACCACGCGAACGCAGACGGACTGTCACGTTTGCCTCTGGACAATATCAAAAACAAACAGGATGACTGCTACGCATTAG